GAGAAGCAATTCATATTTTTGGCCGTATCGTAGCATTTGCAGATGTACTCGATGCTATCAGTAGTACACGAGCTTATAAAAAAGGATGGCCACTAAATGATATATTTGCCCATATTAAATCTGAACGTGGAAAACATTTTGATCCTAAAATCGTTGATCTTTTTTTCGATAACTTTTCCCTCTTTCTGGATATCAAAGAAAAGCACGAAAATCCCCTTTAATGTAGATTTGGCTATAATATTTTCCAATGTAGAGAAGGAGTAAACCATGTTGATGACCCGTGCCAGCGAATATGCCTTATTATCGCTCATCGTTTTGGCAA
The nucleotide sequence above comes from Sulfuricurvum sp.. Encoded proteins:
- a CDS encoding HD domain-containing phosphohydrolase, producing EAIHIFGRIVAFADVLDAISSTRAYKKGWPLNDIFAHIKSERGKHFDPKIVDLFFDNFSLFLDIKEKHENPL